In Ostrea edulis chromosome 4, xbOstEdul1.1, whole genome shotgun sequence, a single window of DNA contains:
- the LOC125670912 gene encoding histone chaperone asf1b-B-like isoform X1 translates to MAKVNISNVVVLDNPSPFQNPFQFEITFECLEDLPEDLEWKIIYVGAAESEEYDQTLDSVLVGPVPAGKHMFVFQAGPPNTEKIPVEDAVGVTVVLLTCSYRSKEFIRVGYYVNNEYSDPEFKENPPNSPQYDKVERNILATNPRVTRFKIDWDDTQRTDSENVPPVNNTESESNQMKEAIPAGSSKPLASVFSTESNSNMEVN, encoded by the exons ATGGCCAAAGTTAATATAAGCAATGTTGTCGTTTTAGATAACCCTTCACCATTTCAAAACCCTTTTCAGTTCGAGATAACTTTTGAATGTCTGGAGGATTTACCTGAAG ATTTGGAATGGAAAATTATCTATGTTGGGGCAGCTGAGAGTGAAGAATATGATCAGACATTAGATTCCGTTTTAGTTGGCCCAGTTCCAGCGGGAAAGCACATGTTTGTTTTCCAA GCTGGGCCACCAAACACAGAGAAGATCCCGGTAGAGGACGCAGTGGGGGTGACCGTCGTGTTACTAACGTGCTCGTACCGCAGCAAGGAATTTATACGTGTAGGGTACTATGTCAACAATGAATATTCTGACCCCGAGTTCAAAGAAAACCCACCAAATTCACCACAGTATGACAAG GTGGAACGAAATATCCTTGCTACAAATCCTCGAGTGACAAGGTTTAAAATAGATTGGGATGACACCCAAAGGACAGATTCCGAAAATGTGCCCCCTGTAAACAACACTGAATCCGAGTCCAATCAGATGAAGGAGGCCATACCCGCAGGCAGCAGTAAACCGCTCGCTTCTGTGTTCAGTACAGAAAGCAACAGCAACATGGAGGTTAACTGA
- the LOC125670912 gene encoding histone chaperone asf1b-B-like isoform X2: MERRNTRLQDNPSPFQNPFQFEITFECLEDLPEDLEWKIIYVGAAESEEYDQTLDSVLVGPVPAGKHMFVFQAGPPNTEKIPVEDAVGVTVVLLTCSYRSKEFIRVGYYVNNEYSDPEFKENPPNSPQYDKVERNILATNPRVTRFKIDWDDTQRTDSENVPPVNNTESESNQMKEAIPAGSSKPLASVFSTESNSNMEVN; encoded by the exons ATGGAAAGGAGAAATACGCGCCTTCAAG ATAACCCTTCACCATTTCAAAACCCTTTTCAGTTCGAGATAACTTTTGAATGTCTGGAGGATTTACCTGAAG ATTTGGAATGGAAAATTATCTATGTTGGGGCAGCTGAGAGTGAAGAATATGATCAGACATTAGATTCCGTTTTAGTTGGCCCAGTTCCAGCGGGAAAGCACATGTTTGTTTTCCAA GCTGGGCCACCAAACACAGAGAAGATCCCGGTAGAGGACGCAGTGGGGGTGACCGTCGTGTTACTAACGTGCTCGTACCGCAGCAAGGAATTTATACGTGTAGGGTACTATGTCAACAATGAATATTCTGACCCCGAGTTCAAAGAAAACCCACCAAATTCACCACAGTATGACAAG GTGGAACGAAATATCCTTGCTACAAATCCTCGAGTGACAAGGTTTAAAATAGATTGGGATGACACCCAAAGGACAGATTCCGAAAATGTGCCCCCTGTAAACAACACTGAATCCGAGTCCAATCAGATGAAGGAGGCCATACCCGCAGGCAGCAGTAAACCGCTCGCTTCTGTGTTCAGTACAGAAAGCAACAGCAACATGGAGGTTAACTGA